A region from the Metarhizium brunneum chromosome 7, complete sequence genome encodes:
- the ANKRD50_8 gene encoding Ankyrin repeat domain-containing protein 50, translating to MDTAFSDEASEHSATRSDPGNHIQAGCWNDGLKVISILGRRGMNPDDVTPDIDIVHVTGLRRESDRLSIDSILKSSITTLRREILFPCDIAQLLVGDFTRDVVHTTALRLLNSLACLADKDASKRNQKSKHAIIFVAYDLGALILKTALSVAEKERYNWPDTFTSSARVIFYGAPQRSDSLFIMESKLYEFLHDDKNTPWLHMLTPSSIRGLAQAALESTDEFLSSKFTLRGRIVSLYANSRTPRKIHPAFDEEAATLGVPLEESLGEMDWDNADASSLLATKICHLVEQWVPHPDQVAAEQTLLSLAVPDSQFGITKPMESHPILKDTEHQKWIEGRGHRLIYVHGTDRNASIVAAEQIFAKCRQRMQALGIPQGCAFSFSFSSRDPLRRSASSMISTMIAHDLTTHRKQTALHGLVLDQYHVQNGWTEQDTMLWLNMRWLGEPSSYRCILLHDFDECDKQSRTEFLNFFNTRADGCEFNAKILVTSRQPGALLDEVAIWPEINIDRLCSPEEKFKGAGSLEGPGLDGFATAASTSRDPFRLLPDLDLTRTYAARLERGRHQLKAMDYDRSNFILELLQAQSAWPEDISTRSLTKFANLLDLISPTTTAKDMLVIILQSLPDTGAVQWILKWLVHSYRPLTRVELATILYLQPVKGAQPSSDASPAALAEALSNITNWLRGVVDIYQDQMVIRSEVWNIFMEDAGTENRLLRDNSDVCHSTILDFCLAYLSEPDVQEKAMRIYQLYLSQVRRAAGDKISPPMMPDGRDPLFYFIVALPYHALQDPCRREKITTLLKNRDKCLEVWSKLWWAMSNSLSRPREPPRCAYPLLAGLGLVDYRKLGTSSRERSQILILAAANKKKDVVVDLLGALTEYSLSTLTNALEAATKAGDEDLALLIEKVLGFWHKPSREQPLNVQQNISWPPSLLWRAVQLNMVRLMKVLLENGMRADPEIFNDYFFPSPLHIASVLGNAHAARMLLNHGADPMLVSNEQHEEIRFTALTRASAAGHGAVIKLLLSKEPLLLHNGYPMEVLGVLGRRQWQLSTPLSMASCTGHWKAVEALVQAGADPDPDLMYEEVEGGGGKEKDCSVSPLCFASMNGWLQTCKALLENGADVNRLGYMGKFDALFCAAVFAASVPCCWALIARGANPNGQAQPLLVELVLGRSSLQPRPVTETIAVLDVFLDHRPRLDIDQTDSAGLTALMHASKRGSLPLVKWCLEHGANIKAVDNQGQSSLFYAVDAGCFDVVRDLLTWEVNLVTDAILQRALDGGNLALLERLLRAGKDSDSASESVNTLIRLAIHARNADAVKMLIKFKPDINRLDEYGWSPLCDAVGYVPDTKIARLLIDAGANVGQILEDSRRNLMHLAMGADADVIRLLFEFPKAVDIDHRDKFGNTPLMVTDNTTKVECVRHLLKAGADINAQNSDGLTPLMNAIACDAPSEVIQCYLSQPQLDPNIYSKIHGSALHVACRTLDKDIVNGLIRIGSDVNQHLPAPALSPLIVVCIPFPDVSLKKRENTDYIVHALIRAGANVNSTSKMAQHDSHRALSTASLWARTSTLEIFLYEGADVEARDPVGRQAIHFAAANGVGNLRAVMRFFEGSVAIADSSGKTALHWAAQFGRLQAFKLLLSTMSPDERMRRVNEPDIDGWTPLCWAMRTSPIVWNHMSEPFECKGLVQCLLQEGADPSIQCWIGEGQDKECFTLLHLAYLHDADEKMVALIRDALTKAIDTHQRRTEWEGKTCSLYKPRDVLCDVCLCQIYGLEYVCKICPDFRVCKKCYGRIDRYHNRFEDDITPFLPHIFEVPDHEEFMDTTDVVETEENTSTKMRKEDDEEIEENSRWGRF from the exons ATGGACACTGCCTTTTCGGACGAAGCCTCTGAACATTCAGCAACAAGATCAGACCCAGGCAACCACATCCAGGCGGGTTGTTGGAATGATGGGCTCAAAGTGATTTCCATCCTAGGCCGACGTGGCATGAATCCTGATGATGTAACCCCAGATATTGA CATCGTTCACGTAACTGGGTTGCGTCGCGAGTCCGATCGGCTAAGCATCGACTCAATTCTCAAGAGCAGTATTACTACACTGCGCAGAGAGATTCTATTTCCATGTGACATCGCCCAGTTGCTTGTTGGAGATTTTACACGGGATGTAGTGCATACCACGGCTCTTCGTCTGCTCAACAGTCTAGCATGTCTCGCAGATAAGGACGCATCG AAGAGAAACCAAAAGTCGAAGCATGCCATCATCTTTGTGGCCTATGACCTTGGGGCTTTGATCCTCAAAACG GCTCTTTCGGTAGCGGAAAAGGAGAGATACAACTGGCCGGATACTTTCACAAGCTCAGCGAGAGTG ATATTTTATGGCGCTCCACAGCGCAGTGATAGTCTCTTTATCATGGAATCCAAGTTATATGAGTTTCTCCATGACGACAAAAATACGCCATGGCTGCACATGCTCACGCCATCATCCATTCGAGGTCTCGCGCAGGCCGCACTCGAGTCAACGGATGAGTTCCTCAGCTCAAAGTTTACCTTGCGGGGGCGCATCGTGAGCTTGTACGCAAATTCTCGGACTCCCCGCAAGATACATCCT GCATTCGACGAGGAGGCTGCGACTTTGGGCGTGCCGCTCGAAGAGTCACTGGGCGAGATGGATTGGGACAATGCGGACGCTTCCTCTCTTCTAGCTACCAAGATATGCCACTTGGTTGAGC AGTGGGTGCCGCACCCGGATCAGGTTGCCGCCGAGCAAACGCTCCTTTCTCTCGCCGTCCCTGATAGTCAATTTGGTATTACCAAGCCGATGGAGTCTCACCCGATACTAAAGGACACAGAGCATCAGAAATGGATCGAGGGACGAGGACATCGCTTGATATATGTCCACGGCACGGACAGGAATGCCTCAATCGTAGCAGCTGAGCAGATATTTGCAAAATGCAGACAACGGATGCAGGCGTTAGGCATCCCACAGGGGTGTGCATTCTCGTTCAGCTTCTCTTCTCGCGATCCTTTGCGCcgctccgcctcctccatgaTATCTACCATGATTGCTCACGATCTCACAACACACCGAAAACAAACCGCCCTCCACGGACTGGTCTTGGACCAGTACCATGTACAAAACGGGTGGACCGAGCAGGACACAATGCTGTGGCTCAACATGAGATGGCTCGGGGAACCTTCAAGCTATCGCTGCATCCTCCTTCACGACTTTGACGAATGCGATAAACAGAGTCGAACCGAGTTTCTCAATTTCTTCAATACTAGAGCAGATGGGTGCGAATTCAACGCCAAGATACTGGTGACGTCTCGACAGCCAGGCGCCTTGTTAGATGAGGTGGCAATATGGCCAGAAATAAACATTGATCGACTTTGCAGCCCCGAAGAAAAATTCAAGGGTGCCGGGAGTCTCGAGGGACctggccttgacggctttGCAACAGCAGCCTCTACGTCACGCGACCCCTTCCGTCTTCTTCCCGATCTTGACCTAACAAGGACATACGCTGCAAGACTTGAACGGGGCCGCCACCAGCTTAAAGCGATGGATTATGACAGGTCAAACTTCATCCTCGAGCTACTCCAGGCCCAATCAGCCTGGCCCGAAGATATCTCGACGAGGTCGCTAACCAAATTTGCCAATCTACTGGACCTTATATCACCAACCACCACTGCTAAAGACATGTTGGTTATAATCCTCCAGTCTCTACCTGATACTGGGGCTGTGCAATGGATTCTCAAGTGGTTGGTACACAGCTACCGGCCCTTAACACGGGTTGAACTTGCCACCATTCTGTACCTACAGCCAGTCAAGGGCGCACAGCCGTCATCGGATGCGTCGCCGGCTGCTCTAGCTGAGGCGCTTTCCAATATTACCAACTGGCTTAGGGGCGTGGTAGACATTTACCAGGACCAGATGGTAATTCGAAGCGAGGTTTGGAACATATTCATGGAAGACGCAGGCACAGAAAACCGCCTCCTTAGGGACAACAGCGATGTATGCCATTCGACCATTCTCGACTTCTGTCTTGCCTATCTCAGCGAGCCGGATGTACAGGAAAAGGCAATGCGGATTTATCAGTTATACCTTTCACAAGTCCGAAGAGCAGCCGGCGACAAAATATCCCCTCCAATGATGCCAGACGGGCGAGATCCTCTATTCTACTTCATCGTGGCCCTACCGTATCACGCATTACAGGACCCTTGCCGCCGGGAGAAGATTACAACACTACTAAAAAACAGAGACAAATGTCTTGAAGTTTGGTCCAAGCTGTGGTGGGCGATGAGCAATTCTCTCTCGCGACCAAGGGAGCCTCCACGGTGTGCTTACCCactcctcgccggcctcggtCTTGTCGACTACCGTAAACTGGGGACTTCATCTAGAGAAAGAAGTCAAATCTTaatcttggcggcggcgaataagaaaaaagacgTCGTGGTGGACTTGCTGGGCGCTCTGACGGAGTACTCGCTATCCACGCTCACCAATGCTCTTGAGGCGGCCACAAAGGCCGGTGATGAAGACCTTGCTCTCTTAATCGAAAAGGTGCTAGGATTCTGGCACAAGCCCAGCCGAGAACAGCCTTTGAACGTCCAGCAAAATATCtcgtggccgccgtcttTGTTGTGGAGAGCTGTGCAGTTGAACATGGTCCGACTGATGAAGGTGCTGTTAGAAAACGGCATGAGGGCTGATCCCGAAATCTTCAACGACTACTTCTTTCCCTCGCCACTTCACATAGCATCTGTTTTGGGTAACGCTCATGCTGCAAGAATGTTGCTGAATCATGGCGCGGATCCTATGCTGGTCAGTAATGAGCAACATGAGGAAATTCGTTTTACCGCCTTGACgagggcctcggcggcgggaCATGGTGCCGTAATTAAACTGCTCCTCTCTAAAGAACCCTTACTACTGCATAACGGATACCCAATGGAGGTGCTTGGTGTTCTGGGGAGGAGGCAGTGGCAGCTGTCTACGCCACTTAGCATGGCGTCTTGTACTGGGCATTGGAAGGCAGTGGAAGCTCTTGTCCAAGCTGGAGCCGATCCAGACCCCGATCTTATGTATGAAGAAGtagaaggaggaggaggaaaagaaaaagactgCTCAGTTTCTCCGCTTTGTTTTGCTAGCATGAATGGGTGGTTGCAAACATGCAAAGCACTTCTTGAAAATGGCGCAGATGTAAACCGACTAGGCTATATGGGCAAGTTCGACGCTCTGTtttgcgccgccgtctttgctGCCAGCGTTCCATGTTGCTGGGCGCTCATTGCCCGCGGAGCAAATCCGAACGGCCAAGCTCAACCTCTCCTAGTTgagcttgtccttggcagGTCCTCTttgcagcctcggcctgTCACAGAGACTATTGCCGTCTTGGACGTATTCTTAGACCATCGTCCACGCCTCGACATTGACCAGACCGATTCGGCTGGTTTAACGGCGCTCATGCATGCCTCTAAGAGGGGCAGCCTTCCCCTTGTCAAGTGGTGTCTTGAACACGGCGCAAATATCAAGGCAGTGGACAACCAAGGGCAAAGCTCCTTGTTCTATGCTGTCGATGCTGGTTGCTTTGACGTGGTCAGGGACTTGCTTACGTGGGAGGTGAACCTAGTAACCGACGCCATCCTGCAAAGGGCCCTCGACGGAGGCAATTTGGCCTTGCTCGAGAGGCTGCTCCGGGCCGGAAAAGACTCGGACTCGGCCTCCGAATCTGTCAACACCCTCATTAGATTGGCTATACACGCTCGCAATGCAGATGCTGTGAAGATGCTCATCAAGTTCAAGCCAGACATTAACCGCCTGGATGAATATGGATGGAGTCCTTTATGCGATGCTGTCGGCTACGTCCCAGATACTAAGATAGCGAGACTACTAATTGATGCCGGCGCTAACGTGGGTCAAATACTTGAGGATAGTAGAAGGAACCTTATGCATCTGGCCATGGGAGCAGATGCCGACGTGATCCGTCTCTTGTTTGAGTTTCCCAAGGCCGTCGATATAGACCACCGTGATAAGTTCGGCAACACGCCTCTCATGGTCACAGACAATACGACAAAGGTTGAATGCGTCAGGCATTTACTCAAGGCCGGCGCTGATATCAACGCACAAAACTCGGATGGACTCACACCACTGATGAACGCCATCGCGTGCGACGCGCCATCTGAAGTCATCCAGTGTTATTTATCTCAACCTCAACTAGATCCCAACATCTACTCAAAAATCCACGGCAGCGCGCTGCATGTTGCTTGTCGCACGCTCGACAAGGACATTGTGAATGGGTTGATCAGAATCGGGTCGGACGTCAACCAGCACCTGCCAGCCCCGGCTCTCTCGCCACTCATCGTCGTTTGTATACCATTCCCAGACGTGAGTCTGAAGAAGCGGGAAAACACCGATTACATCGTACACGCCCTGATCCGCGCAGGCGCTAATGTCAATTCCACGAGCAAGATGGCTCAGCACGATTCCCATCGCGCCCTGTCCACGGCTTCTTTGTGGGCCAGAACATCCACCCTTGAGATATTTCTATACgagggcgccgacgtcgaggcgCGGGATCCTGTAGGCCGACAAGCTATTCACTTTGCCGCTGCTAATGGCGTAGGCAACCTTCGCGCCGTAATGCGATTTTTCGAGGGAAGCGTCGCCATAGCGGACAGCTCCGGGAAGACGGCTCTGCACTGGGCTGCGCAGTTCGGGCGTTTGCAGGCTTTCAAGTTGCTTCTATCAACAATGAGCCCGGATGAGCGGATGAGACGGGTAAACGAGCCTGATATCGACGGCTGGACGCCTCTCTGCTGGGCGATGCGGACGTCGCCTATCGTATGGAATCATATGTCCGAACCGTTTGAATGCAAGGGCTTGGTTCAGTGCCTCCTCCAGGAAGGGGCGGATCCGTCTATCCAATGCTGGATAGGCGAAGGCCAGGATAAAGAATGCTTTACACTGCTCCATCTCGCCTATCTACATGATGCTGACGAGAAGATGGTCGCTTTGATCCGAGACGCCCTGACAAAGGCCATAGACACTCATCAAAGACGGACAGAGTGGGAGGGGAAGACTTGCAGTCTGTATAAGCCTCGTGACGTCTTGTGCGACGTCTGCCTCTGT CAAATCTATGGACTCGAGTATGTTTGCAAGATTTGCCCAGACTTTCGGGTTTGTAAGAAGTGTTACGGTCGTATCGATCGGTACCACAATCGTTTTGAAGACGATATTACGCCGTTTTTGCCGCACATCTTCGAGGTCCCTGATCATGAGGAGTTTATGGATACGACGGATGTAGTAGAAACAGAGGAGAATACGAGTACAAAGATgagaaaagaagacgacgaggaaattGAGGAGAATAGTAGATGGGGCAGGTTCTGA